The Primulina eburnea isolate SZY01 chromosome 13, ASM2296580v1, whole genome shotgun sequence genome includes a region encoding these proteins:
- the LOC140808802 gene encoding LOW QUALITY PROTEIN: oxysterol-binding protein-related protein 3C-like (The sequence of the model RefSeq protein was modified relative to this genomic sequence to represent the inferred CDS: deleted 1 base in 1 codon): protein MGSPKKDQSKGGFFSAMTSGLSMFSNAMHRSVNGLLGYEGVEVINPEGGKEDAEEEAQRGRWKKEERDGYWKMMQKYIGADVTSMVTLPVLIFEPMTMIQKVAELMEYSHLLDQADECEDPYLRLVYASSWAISVYFAYQRTWKPFNPILGETYEMVNHGGISFISEQISHHPPMSAGHAENEHFTYDVTSKLKTKFLGNSLDIYPVGRTRVTLKRDGVILDLVPPPTKVNNLIFGRTWVDSPGEMVMTNLTTGDKVVLYFQPCGWFGANRYEVDGYVYNADEEPKILMTGKWSESMSYQPCDLEGEPLPGTELKEVWHLAETPANDKFQYTHFAHKINSFDTAPKELLASDSRLRPDRWALEKGDLSKAGAEKSSLEEKQRAEKRNREAKGDIFTPKWFDQTDEVTPTPWGDLEVYRYNGKYTEHRNAIEKSIAVDTSDVQSTEFNPWQYANLSE from the exons ATGGGTAGTCCGAAGAAAGATCAAAGCAAGGGGGGGTTCTTCTCGGCGATGACGTCCGGATTGTCGATGTTCAGCAACGCCATGCATAGATCTGTCAACGG ATTGTTAGGGTATGAAGGTGTTGAAGTTATAAATCCTGAAGGAGGCAAAGAA GATGCAGAAGAGGAAGCACAGAGAGGAAGATGGAAGAAAGAG GAACGCGACGGTTACTGGAAGATGATGCAAAAATACATTGGTGCAGATGTTACATCGATGGTGACCCTCCCTGTTCTTATATTTGAGCCAATGACAATGATTCAGAAAGTGGCAGAG TTAATGGAATATTCACACCTTTTAGATCAAGCAGATGAATGTGAAGATCCATACTTGCGGTTGGTGTATGCAT CATCATGGGCAATTTCTGTTTATTTTGCCTATCAGCGCACCTGGAAGCCTTTCAATCCAATTCTTGGTGAGACATATGAAATGGTTAACCATGGTGGAATTTCGTTCATCTCCGAGCAG ATCAGCCATCATCCTCCTATGAGTGCTGGGCACGCTGAAAATGAACACTTCACATATGATGTGACATCTAAGTTAAAAACTAAATTTTTAGGGAACTCTCTTGATATCTATCCTGTTGGAAG AACACGTGTAACTCTCAAGCGCGATGGTGTTATCTTAGACTTGGTTCCTCCTCCAACCAAAGTCAACAATTTGATCTTTGGACGAACATGGGTGGATTCACCTGGAGAAATGGTCATGACAAACTTGACCACTGGGGACAAAGTCGTACTCTATTTTCAACCCTGTGGTTGGTTTGG GGCTAATCGATATGAGGTAGATGGATACGTATATAATGCTGATGAGGAACCAAAAATTTTGATGACCGGGAAATGGAGCGAGTCGATGAGTTATCAACCGTGTGATTTGGAAGGAGAACCTCTTCCTGGCACAGAACTGAAAGAG GTTTGGCATCTTGCAGAAACTCCAGCAAATGACAAATTTCAATACACCCACTTCGCACATAAAATAAACAGTTTTGATACTGCTCCCAAGGAGTTGTTGGCATCAGATTCTCGGTTACGTCCTGACAGATGGGCACTTGAGAAAGGTGACCTCTCCAAGGCCGGTGCAGAGAAGAGCAG TTTGGAAGAGAAACAGAGAGCTGAAAAAAGAAACCGGGAAGCAAAAGGTGACATATTCACACCGAAATGGTTTGATCAAACGGACGAAGTTACACCGACACCCTGGGGAGACCTTGAGGTATACCGTTACAACGGCAAGTACACTGAGCACCGGAATGCTATTGAGAAATCAATTGCCGTGGACACAAGTGATGTCCAGTCGACAGAATTCAATCCATGGCAGTATGCTAATTTATCCGAATGA
- the LOC140809394 gene encoding telomere repeat-binding protein 5-like isoform X1 — protein sequence MVLQKRLEYGFNGYQVPPMPRATRSIRRRRSFERKANGSQMCAFDLLATVAGKLLSEGESSSPSADSFSRKEQLALVQDSVGKQEKNEEKLLEGKLCDQDCYKRNFLFTDIVTENPISVFESNKPECAKKDAISKPNCSGKVDSAEHLANDDCKLRLGIFTPVNLDSSGCRFSSTSGLDDESRKARNFPVTNQADMLDSQHLPPRLVSSVDSVKFHLCGDHFPSGSVPVIRENVKLVTRDDDGNSSACTETSTRIKKFRSAFRVSNIEGRRLLTSKPCEVAPNVKNDDRYSAVTERCHYINRKRIIKHHRSLRDYPFKKRKFYEFNLASNSDEGISCDRMCAVPENGTNNSAMGSRPNLQRVIKTPTFSSSERASFLSQNPQVKLKIKSFRVPDLFIEIPETATIGSLKKTVMKAVNAILGRGLQVGVLLQGKKIRDDSKTLWQTGISHDNKMDTLGFTLEPNHSFAPSSQLCPDDHPCQLLHNNPQALARYPSSPNVPRSAIRRRNLDTPPGLSENNFNSLEESDHDSAPDSSLKIPGAQSKALVPVPSVEPDALALIPLRKCKRSDSAQRRIRRPFTVSEVEALVHAVEKLGTGRWRDVKLRAFDTAKHRTYVDLKDKWKTLVHTARISPQQRRGEPVPQELLDRVLTAHAYWSQQHLKTSSILTFFSENSRCTNP from the exons ATGGTGTTGCAAAAGAGGTTAGAATATGGTTTTAATGGCTATCAGGTGCCTCCTATGCCTCGAGCTACCCGATCAATCAGA AGGAGGCGCTCATTTGAGAGAAAAGCCAACGGCAGCCAAATGTGTGCATTTGATCTATTGGCTACTGTAGCTGGCAAGTTACTCTCTGAAGGGGAAAGTTCTTCTCCATCTGCGGATTCTTTTTCTCGAAAGGAGCAACTGGCACTTGTGCAAGATTCTGTTGGGAAACAAGAAAAGAACGAAGAGAAGCTGTTGGAAGGAAAGTTGTGTGATCAAGATTGCTACAAGAGGAACTTTCTTTTCACTGATATTGTCACAGAGAATCCCATTTCTGTTTTTGAATCGAACAAACCTGAATGTGCTAAAAAAGATGCAATCTCGAAGCCTAATTGCTCGGGAAAAGTTGATTCTGCTGAACATTTGGCTAACGATGACTGCAAGCTACGACTTGGAATTTTCACTCCTGTGAATCTTGACTCGTCTGGTTGTCGGTTCTCTTCTACTAGTGGATTGGATGATGAAAGTAGGAAAGCTAGGAATTTCCCAGTAACAAATCAGGCTGATATGCTTGATTCGCAACATCTACCCCCCAGATTAGTTAGTTCAGTTGATAGTGTAAAGTTTCACTTGTGCGGAGACCACTTTCCCAGTGGTTCTGTCCCTGTTATTCGGGAAAATGTAAAGTTAGTTACTAGAGATGATGACGGAAATTCTTCTGCGTGCACTGAAACAAGCACCAGAATTAAGAAGTTTAGGTCAGCATTTCGTGTCAGCAACATTGAAGGTCGGAGGTTACTAACATCTAAACCATGTGAAGTAGCACCAAATGTGAAGAATGATGACCGATATAGTGCTG TTACGGAAAGATGCCATTATATTAACCGGAAGAGAATTATTAAACACCATAGATCCTTAAGGGATTATCCTTTCAAGAAGAGGAAGTTTTATGAATTTAACTTGGCGTCTAATTCTGATGAAGGCATCAGCTGTGATAGAATGTGTGCCGTTCCTGAAAATGGCACAAATAATAGTGCAATGGGTTCTCGTCCAAATCTTCAAAGGG TGATCAAAACTCCAACTTTCTCATCCAGCGAACGTGCGTCTTTTCTCTCTCAGAACCCCCAAG TGAAACTTAAGATCAAATCATTTAGGGTCCCAGATCTATTTATTGAAATACCAGAAACGGCAACCATTGGTTCCCTTAAG AAAACGGTTATGAAGGCAGTGAATGCAATATTAGGCCGCGGGCTACAAGTTGGAGTGCTTCTTCAGGGTAAGAAGATTCGAGATGATAGCAAAACTTTATGGCAGACCGGAATTTCTCATGATAACAAGATGGACACATTGGGTTTTACTCTTGAGCCAAACCACTCCTTTGCTCCATCGTCACAGCTATGTCCGGACGATCATCCATGCCAACTTCTGCACAACAATCCTCAAGCACTGGCAAG GTACCCTTCGAGTCCCAATGTCCCTCGAAGTGCTATCCGAAGAAGGAATCTTGATACCCCACCAGGTCTCTCAGAAAATAATTTCAATAGTCTAGAAGAAAGTGATCATGATTCGGCTCCTGATTCGTCATTAAAGATACCTGGTGCACAATCAAAAGCACTTGTTCCTGTACCTTCGGTGGAACCAGATGCATTGGCCTTGATTCCGCTTAGGAAATGTAAGAGATCTGATTCTGCACAGCGTCGTATCCGCAGACCTTTCACTGTTTCTGAAGTAGAAGCTCTAGTTCATGCTGTTGAGAAACTTGGAACAGGACG ATGGCGGGATGTTAAGCTGAGAGCGTTTGATACTGCTAAACATAGAACATACGTAGATTTGAAG GACAAGTGGAAAACATTGGTTCACACAGCGAGAATTTCACCGCAACAAAGGCGAGGCGAGCCTGTGCCACAGGAACTCCTGGATCGAGTCTTGACTGCACATGCTTACTGGTCGCAGCAGCACCTAAAAACGAGCTCCATCCTTACATTCTTCTCTGAAAATAGTCGCTGTACAAACCCCTAA
- the LOC140809394 gene encoding telomere repeat-binding protein 5-like isoform X2: MVLQKRLEYGFNGYQVPPMPRATRSIRRRRSFERKANGSQMCAFDLLATVAGKLLSEGESSSPSADSFSRKEQLALVQDSVGKQEKNEEKLLEGKLCDQDCYKRNFLFTDIVTENPISVFESNKPECAKKDAISKPNCSGKVDSAEHLANDDCKLRLGIFTPVNLDSSGCRFSSTSGLDDESRKARNFPVTNQADMLDSQHLPPRLVSSVDSVKFHLCGDHFPSGSVPVIRENVKLVTRDDDGNSSACTETSTRIKKFRSAFRVSNIEGRRLLTSKPCEVAPNVKNDDRYSAGISCDRMCAVPENGTNNSAMGSRPNLQRVIKTPTFSSSERASFLSQNPQVKLKIKSFRVPDLFIEIPETATIGSLKKTVMKAVNAILGRGLQVGVLLQGKKIRDDSKTLWQTGISHDNKMDTLGFTLEPNHSFAPSSQLCPDDHPCQLLHNNPQALARYPSSPNVPRSAIRRRNLDTPPGLSENNFNSLEESDHDSAPDSSLKIPGAQSKALVPVPSVEPDALALIPLRKCKRSDSAQRRIRRPFTVSEVEALVHAVEKLGTGRWRDVKLRAFDTAKHRTYVDLKDKWKTLVHTARISPQQRRGEPVPQELLDRVLTAHAYWSQQHLKTSSILTFFSENSRCTNP; the protein is encoded by the exons ATGGTGTTGCAAAAGAGGTTAGAATATGGTTTTAATGGCTATCAGGTGCCTCCTATGCCTCGAGCTACCCGATCAATCAGA AGGAGGCGCTCATTTGAGAGAAAAGCCAACGGCAGCCAAATGTGTGCATTTGATCTATTGGCTACTGTAGCTGGCAAGTTACTCTCTGAAGGGGAAAGTTCTTCTCCATCTGCGGATTCTTTTTCTCGAAAGGAGCAACTGGCACTTGTGCAAGATTCTGTTGGGAAACAAGAAAAGAACGAAGAGAAGCTGTTGGAAGGAAAGTTGTGTGATCAAGATTGCTACAAGAGGAACTTTCTTTTCACTGATATTGTCACAGAGAATCCCATTTCTGTTTTTGAATCGAACAAACCTGAATGTGCTAAAAAAGATGCAATCTCGAAGCCTAATTGCTCGGGAAAAGTTGATTCTGCTGAACATTTGGCTAACGATGACTGCAAGCTACGACTTGGAATTTTCACTCCTGTGAATCTTGACTCGTCTGGTTGTCGGTTCTCTTCTACTAGTGGATTGGATGATGAAAGTAGGAAAGCTAGGAATTTCCCAGTAACAAATCAGGCTGATATGCTTGATTCGCAACATCTACCCCCCAGATTAGTTAGTTCAGTTGATAGTGTAAAGTTTCACTTGTGCGGAGACCACTTTCCCAGTGGTTCTGTCCCTGTTATTCGGGAAAATGTAAAGTTAGTTACTAGAGATGATGACGGAAATTCTTCTGCGTGCACTGAAACAAGCACCAGAATTAAGAAGTTTAGGTCAGCATTTCGTGTCAGCAACATTGAAGGTCGGAGGTTACTAACATCTAAACCATGTGAAGTAGCACCAAATGTGAAGAATGATGACCGATATAGTGCTG GCATCAGCTGTGATAGAATGTGTGCCGTTCCTGAAAATGGCACAAATAATAGTGCAATGGGTTCTCGTCCAAATCTTCAAAGGG TGATCAAAACTCCAACTTTCTCATCCAGCGAACGTGCGTCTTTTCTCTCTCAGAACCCCCAAG TGAAACTTAAGATCAAATCATTTAGGGTCCCAGATCTATTTATTGAAATACCAGAAACGGCAACCATTGGTTCCCTTAAG AAAACGGTTATGAAGGCAGTGAATGCAATATTAGGCCGCGGGCTACAAGTTGGAGTGCTTCTTCAGGGTAAGAAGATTCGAGATGATAGCAAAACTTTATGGCAGACCGGAATTTCTCATGATAACAAGATGGACACATTGGGTTTTACTCTTGAGCCAAACCACTCCTTTGCTCCATCGTCACAGCTATGTCCGGACGATCATCCATGCCAACTTCTGCACAACAATCCTCAAGCACTGGCAAG GTACCCTTCGAGTCCCAATGTCCCTCGAAGTGCTATCCGAAGAAGGAATCTTGATACCCCACCAGGTCTCTCAGAAAATAATTTCAATAGTCTAGAAGAAAGTGATCATGATTCGGCTCCTGATTCGTCATTAAAGATACCTGGTGCACAATCAAAAGCACTTGTTCCTGTACCTTCGGTGGAACCAGATGCATTGGCCTTGATTCCGCTTAGGAAATGTAAGAGATCTGATTCTGCACAGCGTCGTATCCGCAGACCTTTCACTGTTTCTGAAGTAGAAGCTCTAGTTCATGCTGTTGAGAAACTTGGAACAGGACG ATGGCGGGATGTTAAGCTGAGAGCGTTTGATACTGCTAAACATAGAACATACGTAGATTTGAAG GACAAGTGGAAAACATTGGTTCACACAGCGAGAATTTCACCGCAACAAAGGCGAGGCGAGCCTGTGCCACAGGAACTCCTGGATCGAGTCTTGACTGCACATGCTTACTGGTCGCAGCAGCACCTAAAAACGAGCTCCATCCTTACATTCTTCTCTGAAAATAGTCGCTGTACAAACCCCTAA
- the LOC140808912 gene encoding scarecrow-like protein 14, translated as MEYRFSGLNDPINGFKFDDEDFLSTREQSAHSINELKRESLDLDVLDIPFLPLSPNSLNFVPSSTSSYDAESPDDQNSDPVLKFLNQILIEENMEEKPSMFHDPLALQATEKSLYEILGQKHPVENVVDQTSDSPESFFGSSSDNTSSSNSGSYSIDSQRIVDPSDYNSSFEQTYLLDLLSNSSKQVGSQLSDSALYGFNDNANFQVNLSEETGVFPSMISDSESILQFKRGREEASKFLPTENQLIIDLEQYELPQKAEIISLDSAEKVEEDKTLQLHNGSRGRKHQHRDDSDSENVERSRKQSANYKEDVELSEMFDRVLLFRDGCCDTNANFPSPVDTSQQALLPNGSTGGRTRAKKNEKKQDTVDLRTLLINCAQAVASDDRRTAYEQLKQIKNHSSNTGDVYQRLATVFASGLGARLAGTGTELYASLARKKITAVEKLKAYQVYLEASPFKKTCIILANKMIGSVASEANTLHIIDLGILYGFQWPILIQHLSQRPGGPPKLRITGIELPQPGFRPEELIEETGSRLKKYCERFGVPFEYQAIAIQNWEAIKIEDLKIRSGEVLAVNCLLRFGRLLDETVVDNSPRDAVLNLIRNLKPNIFVNAVSNGSYSSPFFVTRFREALFHYSALFDMFDSTLPRDNPERINFEQDFSGREIINIIACEGAERVERPETYKQWQVRHLRAGFKPLPLKQEIMKKLKHKVAAGYHKDFLCDEDGNWMLQGWKGRIMYAMSCWIPA; from the coding sequence ATGGAATACCGATTCAGTGGACTAAACGACCCTATAAATGGATTTAAATTCGACGATGAAGATTTCTTATCCACTCGTGAGCAATCTGCACACTCAATCAATGAGCTTAAGCGTGAATCTCTGGACCTTGATGTCCTGGATATTCCTTTCCTTCCATTAAGCCCGAACTCTTTAAACTTCGTTCCGTCATCAACTTCAAGTTACGATGCAGAGTCTCCAGATGATCAAAATTCAGATCCGGTTCTAAAGTTCCTCAACCAAATACTGATAGAAGAGAACATGGAAGAAAAGCCGAGCATGTTTCATGATCCTCTAGCTCTACAAGCTACCGAGAAATCCCTGTATGAAATTCTTGGGCAAAAACACCCTGTTGAGAACGTGGTTGATCAAACTTCGGATAGCCCTGAAAGCTTTTTCGGTAGTTCTAGTGATAATACAAGCAGTAGTAATAGCGGTAGTTATTCCATTGATTCTCAACGGATTGTGGATCCCAGTGATTATAATTCGTCATTTGAACAGACTTATCTTCTTGATTTGTTATCCAATTCATCCAAGCAAGTCGGATCACAACTCTCAGATTCTGCGCTCTACGGTTTCAATGATAATGCAAACTTCCAGGTGAACCTTTCTGAAGAAACGGGTGTATTTCCGAGTATGATTAGCGATAGCGAGTCGATCTTGCAGTTCAAGAGAGGACGTGAAGAAGCTAGTAAGTTCCTACCAACTGAAAATCAGTTGATAATTGATTTGGAGCAATATGAGTTGCCACAAAAAGCAGAAATCATCTCACTTGATTCTGCGGAAAAGGTAGAAGAAGACAAGACTTTGCAGTTGCATAATGGTTCGAGGGGACGCAAGCATCAGCATCGAGATGATAGTGATTCTGAAAATGTTGAGAGAAGCAGAAAACAATCAGCTAATTACAAAGAAGATGTTGAGTTGTCTGAGATGTTCGACAGAGTTCTGCTTTTCCGTGATGGTTGTTGCGATACCAATGCTAATTTTCCAAGTCCAGTGGACACAAGTCAACAAGCTCTTCTGCCAAATGGATCAACTGGTGGAAGAACTCGTGCAaagaaaaatgagaaaaaaCAGGACACAGTTGATTTGAGGACCCTTTTGATCAACTGTGCTCAGGCTGTGGCTTCTGATGATCGTAGGACAGCGTACGAGCAACTAAAACAGATCAAGAATCACTCTTCTAATACGGGCGATGTGTATCAAAGGTTGGCTACTGTATTCGCCTCTGGACTCGGGGCACGCCTGGCAGGCACTGGGACCGAGCTGTATGCTTCCCTTGCTCGCAAGAAGATTACGGCTGTTGAGAAGTTAAAAGCCTATCAGGTTTATCTTGAAGCATCTCCATTCAAGAAAACATGCATTATCTTAGCAAATAAGATGATTGGATCGGTGGCATCAGAAGCAAATACACTGCATATCATAGATTTAGGCATTCTTTACGGTTTCCAGTGGCCTATTCTCATCCAACATCTGTCACAGAGACCTGGTGGGCCTCCTAAGTTGCGGATAACCGGAATTGAGCTTCCACAACCCGGTTTCAGACCGGAAGAACTAATAGAAGAGACAGGGTCCCGCTTGAAAAAGTATTGTGAACGTTTTGGAGTGCCGTTTGAGTACCAAGCCATAGCAATACAGAATTGGGAGGCGATCAAAATCGAAGACTTGAAAATTAGAAGCGGTGAGGTTCTTGCAGTGAACTGTCTGTTACGGTTCGGGAGATTGCTTGATGAAACCGTTGTGGACAACAGTCCAAGGGATGCGGTTCTCAACTTGATTAGGAATTTGAAACCAAATATTTTTGTCAATGCCGTATCTAACGGATCATATAGTTCCCCATTTTTTGTCACACGTTTCAGGGAGGCTCTCTTCCATTATTCTGCTCTATTCGATATGTTTGACTCTACCTTACCTCGCGATAATCCAGAGAGAATAAATTTTGAACAAGATTTTTCTGGCCGTGAAATAATAAATATCATTGCATGCGAGGGAGCAGAGAGGGTGGAGAGACCTGAGACGTACAAGCAGTGGCAAGTACGCCATTTAAGGGCTGGTTTCAAACCACTCCCCTTGAAACAAGAGATTATGAAGAAACTGAAGCATAAGGTTGCAGCGGGTTATCATAAAGATTTCCTGTGTGATGAAGATGGAAATTGGATGTTACAGGGATGGAAAGGCCGGATCATGTATGCGATGTCGTGCTGGATCCCTGCCTAG
- the LOC140809535 gene encoding scarecrow-like protein 30, which yields MSTGCDSISELQFNQSNFMKECNYDRGFSNVPRILKGQVQSLADANPSDGESPVECDYFSGVFDYINQMLMEEDDLQDKPCMWQDYRALQAAEKYFCDALLSDRDSSASLNSGFGYQNPDSIGSEPGFGQVRGEGSGTGDSLCDFRGSLNFPFLLQNSSKLTLSREIGDSNIQIDDSSNRDSGPKGKDSEERDGETNLTNEDSFRKKNRSRGESDDCAEGRSSKQVASFGDEQEQMEKYDKSMLCRKMDPGFYKESPVYHCEELDAQDENLRLFRKSTEVKRGRPKGSKNQQKSREVIDLRNLLTRCAEAVSILNIIAGEEILKQIRHYSSPYGDANERLAHCFGNALEARMAGTGSALYTAFAVRRIPTSELLKSYQTYVASCPFKRMSNIFANKSIGRYTRKASRIHIIDFGILYGFQWPCFIQGVSLRPGGPPRLKITGIDFPQPGFKPAERVEQTGRRLMKYCERFNVPFEFNAIAKKWENICIEDLKIERDEMVVVNCLYRLHHVPDESAGMNSPRDCVLQLIKKINPDLFVHGVINGGYNSPFFMTRFREVLHHYSSFFDMLEATIPREDQDRVMYEREMLGREVMNVVACEGLERVERPDTYKQWHVRDLRAGFKQLQLNREILKEVKNKVCKGYHISFSLEEDSEWMLQGWKGRVMYALSCWKPIQE from the coding sequence ATGAGCACCGGCTGTGATTCAATCAGTGAACTCCAATTCAATCAATCGAATTTCATGAAAGAATGTAACTATGATCGTGGATTTTCCAACGTGCCCAGAATTCTTAAGGGCCAAGTGCAGAGTCTCGCCGATGCTAATCCGTCTGACGGAGAATCTCCGGTGGAGTGCGACTATTTCTCTGGGGTCTTCGATTACATAAATCAGATGTTAATGGAAGAAGATGACTTACAGGACAAACCTTGCATGTGGCAAGATTACCGTGCTCTCCAAGCTGCCGAAAAATATTTCTGCGATGCGCTGCTTAGTGATAGAGACTCTTCTGCTTCTCTTAATTCTGGTTTTGGGTATCAGAATCCTGATTCGATCGGATCCGAACCTGGGTTTGGTCAAGTCCGTGGAGAAGGCTCGGGGACTGGAGATTCTCTGTGTGATTTTCGTGGGTCCTTGAATTTTCCCTTTTTGCTTCAAAATTCATCCAAGTTAACGTTAAGCCGAGAAATTGGAGATTCCAATATCCAAATTGATGATTCTTCCAATCGTGATTCGGGGCCAAAAGGGAAAGATTCAGAAGAAAGAGATGGTGAGACAAATTTGACGAACGAGGACTCGTTCAGGAAGAAAAATCGTAGTCGAGGTGAATCAGATGATTGCGCTGAGGGTCGGAGCAGTAAGCAAGTGGCGAGTTTTGGCGATGAACAGGAGCAGATGGAGAAATACGATAAATCAATGCTTTGTCGGAAGATGGATCCAGGTTTCTACAAGGAATCTCCGGTTTACCACTGCGAGGAATTAgatgcccaagatgaaaacctGAGATTGTTTCGAAAATCGACAGAGGTTAAACGGGGCAGGCCAAAAGGCAGCAAGAATCAACAGAAATCGAGAGAAGTAATCGACCTTAGGAATCTGCTAACTCGTTGTGCGGAAGCTGTATCAATCTTGAACATAATAGCTGGGGAAGAAATACTCAAGCAGATTAGGCATTACTCTTCTCCTTATGGTGATGCAAACGAGAGATTGGCGCATTGCTTTGGTAATGCACTTGAGGCAAGAATGGCAGGAACCGGGTCGGCTCTGTATACTGCTTTTGCTGTGAGGCGAATCCCCACGTCCGAGTTGTTGAAATCTTATCAAACATATGTGGCATCATGCCCCTTCAAGAGGATGTCGAATATATTCGCAAACAAGTCTATAGGGAGGTACACGAGGAAGGCATCAAGGATTCATATCATTGATTTCGGGATCTTGTATGGGTTTCAATGGCCTTGTTTTATCCAAGGAGTGTCATTGAGGCCGGGAGGCCCTCCTCGGTTGAAAATAACGGGCATTGATTTCCCTCAGCCAGGATTCAAGCCAGCTGAGAGGGTGGAGCAGACAGGGCGTCGTTTGATGAAATACTGTGAGAGATTTAATGTCCCTTTTGAGTTCAATGCCATCGCTaaaaagtgggagaacattTGTATAGAGGATCTCAAGATTGAAAGAGATGAAATGGTGGTTGTTAATTGCTTGTACAGGCTACATCATGTGCCTGATGAGTCCGCAGGAATGAATAGCCCCCGGGATTGTGTTCTCCAACTTATCAAGAAAATTAATCCGGATCTTTTTGTACATGGAGTGATCAACGGGGGGTACAACTCCCCATTTTTCATGACAAGGTTCCGGGAGGTGTTGCATCATTACTCGTCGTTCTTTGATATGCTTGAGGCGACGATCCCACGGGAGGATCAAGACCGGGTGATGTACGAGAGGGAGATGCTCGGAAGGGAGGTGATGAATGTCGTAGCGTGCGAGGGATTAGAAAGGGTCGAGAGGCCGGATACGTACAAGCAATGGCATGTGAGGGACTTAAGGGCTGGGTTCAAACAATTACAATTGAATCGTGAGATATTGAAAGAAGTGAAGAATAAAGTGTGTAAAGGTTACCACATTAGTTTTTCCTTGGAAGAAGATAGTGAATGGATGCTGCAAGGGTGGAAAGGCAGAGTTATGTATGCCCTTTCTTGTTGGAAGCCTATACAAGAATGA